A genomic window from Equus asinus isolate D_3611 breed Donkey chromosome 25, EquAss-T2T_v2, whole genome shotgun sequence includes:
- the UHMK1 gene encoding serine/threonine-protein kinase Kist isoform X9 yields MAGSGCSWGAEPPRFLEAFGRLWQVQSRLGSGSSASVYRVRCCGTPGSPPGALKQFLPPGTTGAAASAAEYGFRKERAALEQLQGHRNIVTLYGVFTIHFSPNVPSRCLLLELLDVSVSELLLYSSHQGCSMWMIQHCARDVLEALAFLHHEGYVHADLKPRNILWSAENECFKLIDFGLSFKEGNQDVKYIQTDGYRAPEAELQNCLAQAGLQSDTECTSAVDLWSLGIILLEMFSGMKLKHTVRSQEWKANSSAIIDHIFASKAVVNAAIPAYHLRDLIKSMLHDDPSRRIPAEMALCSPFFSIPFAPHIEDLVMLPTPVLRLLNVLDDDYLENEEEYEDVVEDVKEECQKYGPVVSLLVPKENPGRGQVFVEYANAGDSKAAQKLLTGRMFDGKFVVATFYPLSAYKRGYLYQTLL; encoded by the exons ATGGCGGGATCCGGCTGCTCGTGGGGCGCGGAGCCGCCGCGGTTTCTGGAAGCCTTCGGGCGGCTGTGGCAGGTACAGAGCCGCCTGGGGAGCGGCTCCTCGGCCTCGGTGTACCGGGTGCGCTGCTGCGGCACACCCGGCTCGCCCCCCGGCGCCCTCAAGCAGTTTTTACCGCCGGGAACCACCGGGGCTGCAGCGTCGGCCGCCGAGTATGGTTTCCGCAAAGAGAGGGCGGCGCTGGAGCAGTTGCAGGGTCACAGGAACATCG TGACTTTATATGGAGTCTTCACAATCCACTTCTCTCCAAATGTGCCATCACGCTGTCTGTTGCTTGAACTCCTGGATGTCAGTGTTTCGGAATTGCTTTTATATTCCAGTCACCAGGGTTGTTCCATGTGGATGATACAGCATTGTGCCAGAGATGTTCTGGAGGCCCTTGCTTTTCTTCATCATGAGGGTTATGTCCATGCAGACCTCAAACCACGTAACATATTGTGGAGTGCAGAGAATGAATGTTTTAAACTCATTGACTTTGGACTCAGCTTCAAAGAAGGCAATCAG GATGTAAAGTATATTCAGACAGACGGGTATCGGGCTCCGGAAGCAGAACTGCAGAATTGCTTGGCCCAGGCTGGCCTGCAGAGTGATACAGAATGTACCTCAGCCGTTGATCTGTGGAGCCTAGGAATCATTTTACTGGAAATGTTCTCAGGAATGAAACTGAAACATACAGTCAGATCTCAGGAATGGAAG gCAAACAGTTCTGCTATTATTGATCACATATTTGCCAGTAAAGCAGTGGTGAATGCCGCAATTCCAGCCTATCACCTAAGAGACCTTATCAAAAG CATGCTTCATGATGATCCAAGCAGAAGAATTCCTGCTGAAATGGCATTGTGCAGCCCATTCTTTAGCATTCCTTTTG CCCCTCATATTGAAGATCTGGTGATGCTTCCAACTCCAGTGCTAAGACTGCTGAACGTGCTGGATGATGATTATCTTGAGAATGAAGAGGAATATGAAG ATGTTGTAGAAGATGTAAAAGAGGAGTGTCAAAAATATGGACCAGTGGTGTCTCTGCTTGTTCCCAAGGAAAATCCTGGCAGAGGACAA GTCTTTGTTGAATATGCAAATGCTGGTGATTCCAAAGCTGCTCAGAAATTACTAACTGGAAGGATGTTTGATGGGAAGTTTGTTGTGGCTACATTCTACCCGCTGAGTGCCTACAAGAGGGGATATCTGTATCAAACTTTGCTTTAA